The nucleotide sequence AGCTGCTTACATTATGCAACTACTCTCTGCTCTTGCGAGCCTCGCCAACTTGCCCGGCGAGGTAATCCACCGTGATGTTAAGCCACAGAATATTTTTATTGCAGGCAAACGCTGTTTGCTCGGGGATTTTGGACTGATGACACAACGTAGCCGTTGTGTCGAGTTTGATCGCGGATCGATGGCAGAATCCGGTAACCCACAGATGCCTTACTTCTTTCGAACTCCGGACCTCGTTCGATTTGAACGCGCCGCAACACTTCTCACTTCCAAAAGCGACGTCTACCAGCTCGGATTGGTTGCAGCAATGCTTTTCACGGGACGAAACCCGTGCATCCCATCGAATGACCTGCTATCGAATGTTGAACTCGAACCACTTGACCACATTCCGGGCGTACAATGGAAGGGTATCGCGGGGCTGATTAATCGAATGCTCACATTCGCACCCGAGTCGAGACCTAGCGCACAAGATCTAATCGACCCATGGCGTGAGGTTTTCTGGGACGCTGCGAAACTTACAATCGATGTTAATGGTCGGGTGTTTTGACAGACCAGGAACGTGCAGAACCAAGCGATGAACACGAAGTCGCGGAGCCGGGCGATTTCGCAATTGAGAATCAACTCCCGCGACTCGGTTATCGCGGTCGTTCGCCGACTGAAGACTGCGCTTTACCTGCTTTGCAACGCAATCTGGTCGATCTCCTGCCCACCACGGATGACTCGCGCGATGTCGATTGTTTCCGCCGTCACGAAATAGAGAACTACATAGTTGCCGAAACCGTTCACTAACTTGGCACGAAGCCCTTCGGCTTCTGGGCGTGTAGTTGGCACCGCACCACCGGCTTCCGGAAACTGACACAACATATCAACAGTCGCTTCGATCGCATCAAGAAAACGCAGGGCTGAATCGAGATTCGACTCGGCAATGTCGCTCGAGTGTCCCGCAATGTCGTCCATGGCAAGCCGCCTGCGGTGCGGCACTTTGCGTCCAGGCATTCAACTTCCGTGCTTTGACTTCAACTCTGTACGAATGGCTTCGATTTCATTTCCATTCCATGGCTCACTTGGGCCGCTCTGCAACCCTTCAACCGCGAGCTTCTCTACTTCGGTCTGACGCTCAGATATTCGCAAGATGAATTCTGATACGAATTCGCTGACGTCTTCGTAGCCGCTGATTTTCGCGCGTTCCGCGATCGCCGACATTATCGGCTCGGGTACATTAACACTAATCGTAGACATTTCCGGCTCCCAAGAAACTTGAACCCCTGCATTCTACACCAGGGCGGACCTTGCGACAGGCTCGATCTCTTCCTCGATTCAAATTTGCGGCGAACCATGCGATGATACGGAGCGGCGGTGGTCGCCGTTTTGGCAATGGCTGAGTCTCTCGCCGCCGCCCGCATATCGCTACCGTTATCGGGACTAAGGTGCCCGGTCGTACCGCGATGCCTGTGTCATCAGACGTTCGCACAATGTTTCACACGCTGCATCGGGGAATACCGCAATCACTTCGTCGGGGATGCTTGCCATGATCCGCGTCATTGAATCCAACGCTGGGATCAGACGCCGCCAATACGTCTCGGTCGCTTCGTCCTGCCGTTGCGAAAACTCCGCGATGATGTCGTCCATTTCAATCGTGACTTCTGTTTCAATGTCTACATTCTTCCACGCTGTAACCTGCATGATTCGCCCGATAACAATGCAATGCATACCGAGTCGCGGTGGTATGCGTCTTGAAATGGTCAATCACTCGTCCCGGCTCGGTGATCACTGCCGTTACACGGGGTTGGCTCTGATCGGCATCAGGCTTTGACTTTCGGGTGCGCGGTCGGCCGACTTTGATGGTGAATGAAGATCGAATGGGGTGTCATGATTGGCTTTGTCGCGAAACACATTGGTCGTGCTCAGTCTTTCGCCGCTTCGCAATGTTGACTGAACGCAGAGACGATCACCACGTACCGACGCTTTGGCTCAGCCAATACTTCCATCCGCCAAAGTGTTTGCGTCGGAACGTCGCGATCTTCAAGCCGGTTCGAGCGTTAGTTGCGCGGTCGATTTGGTGAGCGCGTTACGTTTCCTGACCTGTCCTGCATTCAACCGCGGTCTCGGGGCACCCTGCGCCGCCGACCGCTGGATGTCTTCTTTCCGTGTCTGGCCGTCGGCTTCGGCACCCCCGATCCCGCCACGCTTTGTTCGACATCACAATGAAGAAACTCGATGCTTCAAGCCTTGCGACGTTGCCGGCTTGATTCGATGTGTAACAATGCGTTCAACCGAAGCGGGGTTGAGCCGTCTTGGACGCTTCGCTGACCACGTTCCCACGCCCCCGCTCGGTTAACGCTACCGTTATCCGACTAAGATTCATGACCAAACGCCCGGCAGCCGCTGACATCCAAGCTCACTTGTGTGAACTTGCCCAAACAATCGCACGCGATCATTTTTCGTTGACGCTGGACTTCACCCCCGATTCAGTGTGGCACGTTGAAACGATATTGTCCGAGATGCATCTCGCGTACGTCGAATCTGAATCCGACGAGGGGATGACGGGCGTCGCCCTCGAATTCGCTGCCTACATCGTCACTGTGATTCAACGCGATTTCGGACCTGCAAAATGGGAACGAGACTGCGAAAGCTTCGGCGAAGATGCATTCCCACTTCATTGGGATGGCGGTAAGATCTACCCGCTCGCATGGTGCATGAAACGTATATTCGACGGTCCCGGCGACGACGTCTGGACTAAATTCCAATCGCTTGTCGTAAACAAGCGGGTGAATAATGTTGGCGGATAACAATTCCGTGCACCGGAGCGGCGTCAGCGTGTTTTCTGATGGAAAGTTTTGCTCTCGCCGCCCGGTGACGGCGGACGTTACACGGGGTTGGCTCTGATCGGCATCAGGCTTTGGCTTTCGGGTGCGCGGTCGGCCGACTTTGATAGTTAATCAAGATCGATTGCGGTGTCATGATTGGCTGTGTCGCGAAACACATTGGTCGTGCTCAGTCTTTCGCCGCTTCGCAACGTTGACTGAATGCTGAGACGATCACCACGTACCGACGCATTGAATCGATTGATGCTTCCATCCGCCAAAGTATTTGCGTCGGAACGTCGCGATCTTCAAGCCGGTTCAAGCGTTGTTGCCGCGGTCGATTTGGTGAATGTGCTACGTTGCCTGATTCGTCATGGATTCAACCGCGGTCTCGGGGCTCCCTACGCCGCCGGCCGCTGGGTGTCTTCTTTACGTGTCTGGCCGCCGGCTCCGGCAACCCCGATCCCGCCACGCTTTGGCCGACTTCGACAGGAAGAAACTCGATGCTTCAAACCGTGCGACGTTGCCGGCTTGATTCGATGTGTAACAATGCGTTCAACCGAAGCGGGGTTGAGCCGTCTTGGACGCTTCGCTGACCACGTTTCCACGCCCCCGCTCGGTTAACGCCGCCGTTCTGGCATTCAATCGTGCTCGTGCTCGTGCTCAGTCGCGCAGCCACGGTGCTCGTGCTCGTAATCGAATCGCGACGCCTTCCATGACCGACACGTTGTTTGTTCACGCGGCTACACTCGATGACTCTCGTGCGCTGGGTCGCCAGCGAGCAATCGAGCACGAGTACGAGCACGAGCACGAGCACCGACGACGGACTGGCAAACTCGATTGGATCATCGCCAATTCGATTCAATCGACCGCTTCGCTGGTCTCGATCTTCAGATGTTTCGCACGAGATTGAACCACAGAGAACACGGAGACCACGGAGCCGAATGTCGGGCTTTTTCTCTGTGTAACTCCGTGTCCTCTGTGGTTAAACATTCTTGCATGCCGGGGAGTTCTTCGCGCGGTCGAGGAGTCGATGGTATGATGAGCGGCGAGAAAGACGGTTACCCGTGGCGGGCTCCGCAAATGCCGCCGAACAGCCAGAACCACGACATGCACGGGAGGACGGCTTGCGACGCTCGCTCGCATGGATGGTCAATCCTCCGTCCCCCGTGATGTCAACCGTTCGCCGACTGACTGAATGCTTGCACCACTCGTACTACCCTTCCAGATCACGTTCGCTGCGTTCGCAGTTCTTTGGTGCGTTGGTGCATTGACGCTTCAGAAACCAAAGCGGATTGCATGGCTCACACTCGCTGCAGTTCTCCTCTTCATCCCGTCCTGCGTTGGCGTGATGGCACTTGTCGACCTACAACGCTACGGACGTTTTGACTATGCCTCCGCGTCAGATATCCCAGACGATGGATACATCGAACTTCCGGCACCCGCCACGGACATTACACTTTACCGCAATGGTGCTGGACACTGGGCAAAGTTTACTATCGACACACCATCTTTGCGTTCCTGGATCGACGAACGTCGGTCGCTACGTCCTGACTTGAATCAACATCATGACGACGACGAATGGCTGTCAACGGCTTCCGATCGCCAGCGACCTGATCTGCTTGAACTGAACAAGCAGATTTTCGGCAACCGTTTTCCTGATACCGGTTGGACTTACGGCCCATCAATGCTGCAGGTGCATGTCAGCCGCTCTGACCGAGGGGGCGGCTATACTGTGTGGCACGTACCGTCTACTGGCGACTCTTACATCAGCGCTGGCTACTGGTAAAGCGGCGAACCAAACGATGCAACTGAGCGGCGAAGTCAGGCGTTTCGAAGTGGAGCATCAACCGTCGCCGCCGGCTGATCGGTAACGTTCGTCGTCAAAGACCGTCTATGACCCTACGCCAACTCTATCTTGCAATGCCCTTGATCTTGGTTCTTGGTTGTGGCAAACCGGAACCCAGTGTCCAGACATCGGATGGCGGCACTTCAACGCGGACGGACACCAATGCCACTGAGTTGGGAATCGACGTGACATTGCTCGATGCGCTAGCCGACAGACTTGGCTCGAGTGAATTCAAGCAAATTGACTCAGTACTGGTCTTGAAGAATGGAGAGATCGTCTTCGAAAAGTATCAAAACGGGTACGGCCCTAAGCAAGTTCACGACATCGCGTCCATAACGAAGAGCGTCACCTCGCTACTCATTGGAATCGCGATCGACAAAGGACACATTCCGAGTGTTGACGACAAAGTCGTGGACTATTTTCAAGATACCGCCTACGCCAAAACGTGGCCTGCAGATAAGCGAATGATAACCATTCGACACTTGCTGACCATGCAGCATGGAATCGCATTCGACGACTATGATGATCCAAACATGAAACGGTTTAAGTCATGGCTTAATTCCAGTGACCGCATTGCCCATTTGCTACAACAACCGATGGGCATGAAGCCAGGGCAGAAGTCGACCTATTGCACGGCAAGCACTCAATTGCTTCGACAGGTCATTGAGCAGTCGACCGGACAAAGCGTCGAAGAATTCGCACGGGAGAATTTGTTCGACCCGCTCGGGATAAAGTCATTCGAGTGGGAGCGCTCACCGAAGCATGGCATCGGAATGGGGTTTGGGGCTGACGCGTACCCTCGTGACGTTGCGGTGCTTGGGCGCATGATCCAGCAAAGCGGCAAATGGAATGGCAGGCAAATAGTCTCGTCAGGCTGGCTGGAAAAGAGTTTCCGCCCTCACGGCAAGCTGTTGGGAATTGACTACGGCTACCTTTGGTACGGAGAGCCGTATTCGGCGAATGGCAAGCAGATTCAATCGTACTTGGCGATGGGCCACGGAGGACAATTTCTTGTTCTGTTCCCCGATCTACAGTCGATCCTCGTCATCATGGCGAAGGATTACGATCAGAATATTGATTTTTACCAACTCATCCAAGACTTTGTCATTCCCATCTGCTCCAAAACGTAGACGACGAACAAAAGCATACGCGCGGATCCGCCGACAGCGCGCTTTCAAGTAGAGCATCGACCGCGGCGGCCCGGTAATGCCAGACGTTCTGCTGCAAACCAAAAACGCACGAATATGGCGAACCATCCGATCTTTGCGTCAACCTTTCATGGTGATGTCGACGCCGTCAAGAAGCTACTCGAAGCGGACGCTACACTGGTTGCGGTGCGCGACGCGAAAAATCTGACGCCGCTGCACGTTGCTGCCAGTCGTGGGCAATCCGAAGCCGCACAGTTGCTGCTCGACTTTGGTGCCGACATTCATGGCCCGACCGACAACGGCGAATGGACGCCGCTCGTGTTCGCTTCCTACCGTGGGCATTGTGATGTGGCCAAAGTGCTTATCGATAACGGCGCGGGTGTCACTGCGGACGATGGCAACCCAATTCACTACTCTGGACAACGCAAGCACAAAGACATTTGCCGTTTACTCGTCGAACACGGCGCGATCGATGATCTGATTGACTCCGATGACTCTGACATTCTCGCTCTCTTTCGGGCCGCATACAGTTATGACACGGATACTGTCAAAGAGATCCTCTCACGGCGACCGGAGCTTGTTGACAGCAGGGACAACAACAACGGGCGAACACCCCTTCACGAGGCCTGTACCCATGGGGACACAAAAACCGTTCGTGCGTTGCTAAAATGTGGCGCCGACGTGACGATTCGCGATGCGAACGGACAGGTTCCTGCAGATCGCGCAGAGGCCCACGATCAGCGAGCGGTCACGAATTTACTCCAAAAACACGATACCTCAGCATAACAAAGCGGTGAACCGGAGCATTTATTCACGCGGCCACGGAATTCAAGGCCTCCCGTTTGTGTCCGATTACCGCAGGCGTTCTGGCGTGCTCCCCAAAAACTGGTCCATGAGTTATGAGAGTGTACCGGCCAATAACGGCCAAGGAGACTCTCGAGATGAAACAAGCACGAAAGCGACGTAAGCCCGAACAGATCGTCAAGGCGATCGCCGAGGGTGAAGCCATGTTGGCCGCCGGCAAGAGCCTGGCGGAGGTGTACCAGAAGCTTGGGATTGTTGAATCGACCTGGATGCGATGGAAGAAGCAGTACGGCGGCATGAAGTCCGATGAGGCTCGACGGCTTCGCGAACTCGAAATCGAGAACCAGAAGCTCAAAGAACTGCTGGCCGAAGCAGAACTCGATAAGCGAATGCTCAAGGTGATCGCTGAGGGAAACTTCTAAGCCCGACGCGTCGCCGTGAAGCAGCCTGCAAGTTGCAGAGTTGCTTCGGCGTCTCGGAGCGTCGGGCTTGCAGGACGCTCGGCCAATCGCGAAGTAGCCAACGATACCGGCCAAACACAAAAGAAGACGAACCACGTCTGGTTGCTCGAATACTGGAACTCGTCCGCGAGTTTCCTCGCTATGGCTATCGACGCATCACTCGTCTTCTGCGGCAGGAAGGCTGGCGTGTGAACTTCAAACGAATCCACCGACTCTGGAAACAACAAGGTCTCAAGGTGCCGGTCAAAAAGGCGAAAAAGCGACGATTGGGCAACTCCGAAGGCGGCGTCATTCGTCGATCGGCCGAGTACCCCAATCACGTTTGGTCGGTCGACTTCATCTTTGATCGAACCGAAGACGGTCGCTCGTTGAAGATCCTCTCTCTGATCGACGAGTTCACTCGTGAGTGCATTGCACTGGAAGTGGGTCGAAAGTTCACCGGCGACGATTTGGTGGCGCTGTTGAGCGACTTATTCGTCAGCCGCGGCATCCCGTCGTTCATCCGCAGCGACAATGGCCCGGAGTTCATCAGCAAGGCGGTCCGCTCCTTTCTGGACTTCATTGAGGTGGGGACTTCCTACATCGAACCGGGCAGTCCCTGGCAGAACGGCTACGTCGAAAGCTTCCACAGCAGGCTTCGCGATGAGTGTTTATCGTGCGAGCTGTTCAGCAGCTTGTCCGAGGCACAGTCGATCATTGAGTCATGGCGTCAAACGTACAACCATCGACGTCCGCACAGCGGCATCGGTGGAATGGCCCCAGCGGATTTTGCTTCACAGTGGGCTACTTCCGCTTCGTTCGCTGCGCTCCCTTCGCGGAAGCAGCCCACTGTGGAATCGTTTAACCAACCCGTACTCTCATAACCGTGGATCAGGAAATGGGGGCATTCCAGTTCGTCGACGCAAAGAATACTAGGCAAGCCGTGAACAAAGAACCAAATCCGTACTCCCCCGCGTCTATGGCGGATATCGCGTCTTCGGGCAGATCTCGTTTGCGGGCAGTTCTGTCTTTTGCAGCAGGATTCTTTGGTGGGACGGCTCTGCAGTGGGTGCTGTTCTGGACCGATTCTTTCAGTACGGGATTTCCTCCCTTGGGAGGCGCTTTACTTGGTCTGCTTAGTGTGCTCGCAATTCACTTTCCTGGGATCCGCAGCAGACCAGCATTGCTTTTGGTCGGTGCTATTTTTGGGAATCTCAACGCGTTTTGGTGCAATAGGGCTCCTCTTCTCTACAGGGACATACCTCGAGATGTCGTTACGTCATGGGGATTCGCCTCGATCGCTTTCGCTCTGACTTTTGCGTTTTGTTTTGTGTCTGTCAGGTGGGCAAGGCGGATCATTTGGATTCAGCTTTCTTCGCGTCAATTGATGGAATGAATACGACGAACCATGGGGTGCTGCGGAGGCTGCGAGTTGATCTTTTTGAATTGGAGCGTCGCCCGCGCGGCTCCACCGAATCCTACCGTTCGCCTACTTTGTGTGGTGTGCAATCAGATGAAAGCAACTACGACTATCCTTCTGCTTCTCGCATTCCCGCGATGCGTATTCTCTCAGGCCACTCCAACGACACATCGAGTGCTCACGAAGCCGCGGATCGTTCAGGATGCGGAAGGTTACAATTCGTGGCCGATGATTCAGGCGATCGGAAAAAAGCTCGTCTGCGTGTATAGCCGCGGTTCGGGGCACACGATCAGCGAGGACGCACGCGCCGTTTATGCACGTATCTCCGCCGACGGAGGAGAAACGTGGACGCCCGAGGCGGTCGTCGCTAATTCCCCAGGCTACGGCGAAGTCGAGGTCGGGAAGGGGCTGGATTCCAACGGGGCGATGCTCCTTTGGGTGCGCCGGGTGGGCAGGGATTGGCACCACGACCTTTACCGCACCACCGATGGTGTCACCTTCACCCTGGTGGCGACGCCACAGTTCGACGTCCGCCCTGTGCAGATCACCGACATCTTCACCGTCCCAAACGTGGGACTCATGGCGCTGTGGTTCGCTGGAGACTATGGAGGCAAGCCGACGAACGCGTGGGGCGCGCTGACAAGCAGTGACAATGGAGAAACCTGGAAACAGGCCACCGTCGAGTCCAGTTTATCCAAGGCGCAGTGGCCGACCGAACCCGCTGCGGTTTACCTCGGCAATGGCAGGATTCTCGCTATCGGCCGTACTGAGGTGGGCACGCCTCAGTTCCAGATGGTCTCTTCGGATTACGGTGCGACGTGGAAACGCGAACAAACCAATATTGGCGACGCTTTGGCTTCCACGCCAAGCTTGATCCTTGATGAGGAGACAGGGCTCCTGAGCAACTACTATTATCATCGCGGCGCCGGCGTACTGCGGCGACGCGTTGTCGATCCCGAGAAAGTGTTTGACCACCCGCGGGATTGGCCGGATTCGGAGCCCATTGCTATGGGAAGCAAGGTTACGTTCGATGCCGGAAATGCCAACGCCACTGCGATCGGAAACACCCACTACATCAGCTTTTACTCAGGCAAATCGCCTGACACCGCAGTCCTCGTTTCCGTGGTCCCGGCACCGAGTGCTGGGAATCAGCAGGTTTCGGAATAGGCGACTGTGATGAGCCTTCGGTCGTCGACCAGCAGTGCCGTATACCGGGACGTGCGTTGGCGTCGATCCCTATTCATCGCCTCGTCATGGTTGACCGGTCGCGGTTGCCGATATTCGGCTCAATGATAAAGTGGGTCGAAGTGCTAACCGGCTTTCCTGATCAGTCCGGGGATGGGTTTCGGTCCAAAATCATTCTCGAAAACGCACTGTTTCATTCGCAAGTCAACGACCGTTCTATTGACGCGGGATCTTTTTCGACATCATCGCTTCGACGCAATACCACGTCCGGGGATGGCAACCACATTCGTGTTGCGGAATTGGTTGGCGACGTTGCGTTCCCTACACCGAGATGCCGCCAACGCCAACGCGGTCTTTCAGTTTGCCTCGCAATTCAATTGCCTTGAAAGGGCAGCACCGCACGTTATTCCGGAAGGTGGTGTTGGTATCTACCAAAACGACCGGACGCAAGGTCCTGTCTGTTCGGTCTGTGCCGGCGCCGGCACGATCTACCTGACGCTTGTCGGTGGTGGCGTGTTTGGTAACAGATTGGATACTGTCATTCATCCGTCGAACGCTTGGATTGTTTGCGTGGGCAGACCTCGGCGTCTACATTGTCAGCTTTGGTTCATCGAAATCAGAAGTGGTGGATTTTCTCGCACGTCGGAATTCCGACTAATAGGCTGGGACCCGAGTCACGAAGTCAGGCGTTGTAAGTGGCAAGTCCTCCGACACTTTTTGATTGCTGTTGGTTTTTTTAGAGCAAACAATTTCGTGCATCGAAGTCCGGATTGCACGGTTGGCCTGAATGAATCGTCAACATGCCGGAACTGGTAGCCACTGCCGCGATCAAATTTGGGCCGAACTGTTTTGATGCTAGGAAGATTCGCAATGAATCCGTTCAAGACCCGTCAGCAGGCAATCGCATTTATCTGCGTCGGCGTTGCAGTCGTTCTTTCATGTGTGGCGTCGATCGCGATTGCTGAGTCGTTCATGCCGAACAATCTTGCTGGGCGAAGAGGCGTTGTGATCTTTTACCGCACGTTTACACCCATGATCGTTGTTTGGTCCTTGCTTGCCTCTTGGGCCTACTTCAATATTCCACCGCGTTCTTGCAGTGGTGAATTGGCCAGCGACGATGAAGGGGATATCGCCCGCGATAGCACTGGATGCGAGGTCTGATTTTCCTGTGCCGACTCACGGATACCCGATTCGCTTATGTCCAGCTCCGAAAAAATTCAGATCGAAAACGTGAACTGCCCGGGGCAGACGAAGAACGTTGATGCTGAAAAGTACACCGCAATGAAGAATGCGCTTCTGAAAGTGCTTCCTTGGAAAGCACCGGGCATGACTCAGTCGGAGATGCAGAAGGCGATCTTGCCTCATCTTCCGGATGAACTTTGGCCCGGCGGTTCGAAGTCTGGTTGGTGGGCGAAGACCGTACAGCTTGATCTCGAGGTAAAGGGCGCGATCGTCCGGACGGATTCGAAACCGCTAACATGGCATCGGGCATGACATCGGAGCACGATCCGATCTGTTCGTGATCGGTTGCGAAGTTCATCGGCCCACAAGAAGTCTTTTTACTCGGAACAAGAACCGGAGTTGCTATGGTTCGTCGATTGATTGCTTGGGTGGCGTTGTTTGCATTGGCACCCATCGTCGTGCTTGCGGATGATTCGGTGCCATCTGGACATTCGACTCTCCACATCGTCTTCATCACATCTCACTCGCAACAACGGACAAGTGCAATCGACGGTGGTCAAACGTCGATGGTGCGTGTTGGCGATGCCATTGTTCCCGCTGCGGATGTCCGCCCGATCCGAATCACGATCGATGGTGGTTTCGTTGGTCACGCAATGGCCGGAATGTGGGACGTCAATCCGGTATTCGTTCTGCCGGAAGGAAACCACAAACTGCAATTTGAACTCGATGGATTTGATCCGGTATCGACTGATATCAGGGTGTTGGGGACGAAGTCAAAGCAGTATTTGCTCGTGAATTTGCCGACCGATAATCCGAAACGTAAACGATCTGCATCATCCGCTGATGCACCGACGGAACATCCTCTGAACGACTGAACTGAGAACCCATGACATGGAATGAGGTTGCAGAGTCTGTTGGTGTGGCGACGGAGAGTCGGTCATCGTTCCTGCAGGCCAGCGACTCGTGTGGAGGATGCGTTTCTGGGGGAATGTTGAAGCAGTACACGAAGATTGGAGAAACGGATGATTGGTCCACAAACGAGAGCCATCAATACGCTTTTGAGCATGCCCAAAGCAGCAATTTGATGTTGTTGATTTTCATTTCGACTGGCGATGCGGTGGGGGCTTCATGATGCAGGATGCGAAATGCTGGCCTCTGAAATCCATCAGCAAGTGCGGCGCGAAGAAGGGAACGTGCCTACAATGCATCGCAATTCCTGTGTTTGGCTGGACGACAAGCAATCGGTTGCAACATCGGATACGGCCTTTTGTTTTTGCGTTATCGGTTGGATGCGCGGAGTCGTTGTGACGACCGTTCCCGACCAGAGTTCATTTTCTTGGCTCGCAATGACCGCCCCGAATCCATACGCGACTCCTTCATCGCCACCAGCATCAAGTGCGATCGATACAGGAACGCGATGTCCCGTATGCAACGGGGCACTGAGTCGCCTTCGGCTTGTTCTTCCATTTTCGCGATGCCCGACTTGTCATCGACGCATACGGCTTCGCAATTCCACGCGTGCAAGTTTCCTGTCCACCCTTGCAGCGATTGGCTGCTTCATCTCTTTGCTGCAATTCGAGGTGACGCCTGATACAAACGGATGGGTCTTTGGTATCCATGCGCTGGTGTTCATTTCGCTCGGCACATTTTGGTTCCATCTGTACGGAGAGCCTGCACTTACTGGATGGATTGGCAATGCGTCGCGAGAGAAGTTGGCGCAGGAACGCGACAAGTTTCGAACTGGGCTACCATGAAGATGCACATTGTCGGCACTCGGTAAGCATGCCGGGCACTTTCGCCAGGCAACTGCTATGCATCCAGACATTGGTGAGTTTGTTGCGGGCAAGTTAGAGTTGGTCTGCAAGCGATTTTTCGATTCTGACGGGATTTGTGACAATGTGTAATGGTTCGATTCCCAAAGAACGCCGCACGGGATTTGGTTCGTTGCTGCATTTCGACCTACGCACGCTGTTCCTGTTGGTGAACTTGAGTGCGGTCTATTTCTTCCTGGTCAATTGCGCCGGAGAATTTGTCGCCACGCTTTTGGTGGGGCCACTGGTATTGATGGTTTCCGTCGTCATTCTTCGCGTCGAAAACATGGTCTACGGTTTGCTTTTCGGCGGCATGTTCGCAGTCGTGATGGTGATCATTGCCGCCGGTGCCTTTGCACCTGTTCCACCGGGTCAGGTGGTGTTCGCATCGCTGGTATATCCACCTGCCAGCAGTGCATTGGGTTTGATTTGTGTCGCCCATCGCCAGGTTTGGCGTGGCATGTGATGGGGTTGCCTATGGACAGGGGTGGTCTGGCCAGTGGAGTCGGCATCAAGCCAGCACAAACGATTGGCTGTCAGGTGTTCGCAATACGGTACAATGAACGCCTTTCAGGAGTGGCGAGGAGTATGGCATGGACGCGTTTTTGAGAGAAGCGATCCGAGAGGCCGAGCAAGGTGCCCGTGAAGGCGGCATACCGATAGGTTCTGTTCTGGTGATCGGAGGAAAGATCGTCGGGCGTGGTCGCAATCGCAGGGTGCAAGACGGCAGCGCGATTCGTCATGCGGAAATGGATTGCTTGGAGAATGCGGGGCGGTTGACGGCGGCCCAGTATGCCAAAGCGATCTTGTATTCGACGTTGTCGCCGTGCGACATGTGCAGTGGCGCGGCGCTGTTGTATAAGATTCCGAAGATCGTCGTTGGTGAAAACTCGACTTTCCAGGGGCCCGAGTCCTATGTTCGGTCGCGAGGCGTTGATTTGACAATCGTCGATGATCCCGACTGTATCCGCATGATGCGTCAGTTCATTGCAAATCGTCCCGCCTTGTGGAACGAAGACATCGGCGAAGTTGGTTGTGGTTAGTTCATGCTGAGATTCGCCTGAACCTTTCACGCGATCGGTGGTCATGAGTTGGGGAAGAAAACAGGTCATCAAGTCTCGCATCACGGCCAACGTTTTGATCTCTGGATCAAACTTTCTAGGAATCGCGTGACGCGACAGATCCGATGGAATCGATGAGCCTTTGCGATTGGAGTCTGTTGTGGCGT is from Crateriforma conspicua and encodes:
- a CDS encoding DUF6958 family protein — protein: MSSSEKIQIENVNCPGQTKNVDAEKYTAMKNALLKVLPWKAPGMTQSEMQKAILPHLPDELWPGGSKSGWWAKTVQLDLEVKGAIVRTDSKPLTWHRA
- a CDS encoding nucleoside deaminase → MDAFLREAIREAEQGAREGGIPIGSVLVIGGKIVGRGRNRRVQDGSAIRHAEMDCLENAGRLTAAQYAKAILYSTLSPCDMCSGAALLYKIPKIVVGENSTFQGPESYVRSRGVDLTIVDDPDCIRMMRQFIANRPALWNEDIGEVGCG